The region TGTGAAGTATTGTAAGAACAGTACCCATAAGATAATAATTGTTGTTCCTAAAACAGCACCAAACATTCCTCCGAGGGCAAAGTCTTTCTGCTTCAACATTCCTGTACCAAATACAATGGCGTTAGGTGGTGTAGAAACTGGTAAGAATAATCCACAAGAAGAACATAAACCTACTACTAAACCAACAGGTAATAACTGCTCAGCAGGTAAAACGATAGCTGCTATATTAATCACAATAGTAGCAGTAGCAGTACTACTCATAATGTTAGAGAATAAGACTGTAACTACAGCAAATATGATCATCATCACAATCATATTAAACTCCATACCTGCTAAAAACTGTGAGTAATACGGTGCTAATAGTTCTTTAATAGCCATCCCTAGAGATAGTCCTCCTGCTACTAGCATCAGCGTATCCCAAGGCAATCTACGCACATCTTCTGCTGTAATAATACCAAGCATAGGCAAGAATACTATCGGTACCATAGCCGCCCCAGCTGTAGGTATATGCAATTTACTTCCTAACATCCACATTAATACAGTAATTATTAAAATCACAATAACAGCTAGACGTTGTAATCGCATATTATTAGTCATATCTAATGCTTTATTAGCAAATGATACATCTAATCCCTTAACTTTAGAAGTATACTTGCGTACTACTGCATACCAAAAGGCCGCAAGTAATACTACTGCAGGTACAAAACCTAATAGTAACCACTGTGAGAATGTTACGTCAAATCCCTTTGACTTTAACACGTTTACCACAATCAAGTTAGGTGGACTTGACACCATACTCATCATACCCGCAAAGGTAGCTGCTGCAGGAATACTTATAAGTATAGCTTTTGACATCAATGAGTCTTTACCTTCTCTATCTATCAATGGCATCACAGAAGCTAATACCATCGCTGCTGTAGCTGTATTAGAGATAATCAAAGATAGTATAGAGGTAACAATAATAATTCCCAATACTAATGTATTCGGATTAGAACCAAAAATAGAGATTGTCTTCTTAAACAACGACAAGTCGAGATTGGTCTTTCGCATTCCCTCACTTAAAAAGAACCCTCCTAAAAATATCCAAATAACACTGTCAGACCAAGTGGCGGATATCTCCTGTGGAGAAATAGTTGCCCCTTGCATATTCCCCATCGTATAGACTAGAAAACCTATAATCATAATCCCAACTGCAAAGGGAGGAATAGCTTCTGTCGCCCACAGCAATATAGAGAATATCAAAATAAACATCGTATAACGTTGTGCCTCTGTAAAAACATCAGGTGACAAAAAATAAGTCCCTGCTAAAGCTGCAAGCAATGAAAAGAAAAAGATACCAACCCTAGTCTTGATATTCCACATATTCCATGAAGCCTCTATTAATAGCTCACTGTAAAAACGAATACCAGTTCTAATCTTCCTAATCTTGTCAAAGTAATCAAATTCCATATTCAAACATTTAACTGTTAAAATTACAACATTTAAGCGCATTATGCCACTTTTACAGTGGGTATAAAATAAAAGAGATAGCTATCTCAAGCTATCTCTTTTGAATTATCTAATTAAACTAATATAATATACTATCTATAAGCAAGTTAATTAAAACTATACTTTAATCCTACTTGTATTTGATAAGGAGTTCCTCTCTTTACAGGAGTTCCTTTTGTATTTACTCTATAGTTAAACTCTTGTTTATCTTTATCAAAACCAGGTAATGCTGCAACATCACCTTTCTTAGGTGCTCCTAATGCATATAACGATTGACTTCTCATAGACTTATTCACTCCCCAATCTTTATTTAACAAGTTTGCTACATTAAAAATGTCTGCAGATAATTCAAACCTATGCTTACCTTTTACAGTAAATGTTTTTGCTATACGTAAATCAAAAACTCCAAAGAAGCTATTCTTACCGCCATTGCGTTCTGCTACACTGCCATAACTTTTTTGTATATAATCTTTAAGACTACTACTTACTTCTGGATTATCTATGATTGCCTGTAATCCATCTTTAATATGTTGTGGAGTCTTAGGATCATTGATATCAAATACATACGCTAAATCATTACTACCACTGACAAAGTCTCCATTCGTATTTCCTCCAGATAACAAGCTATATCTAGTCCCTCCAATTCCTGAGAAACGAACACCAACATTCACCCCATAAAAACTAGGTGCATTACCATAAATAACCAACTTATGTCTAAAATGATTATCTGAATAACTCATTTTACTTAAATCCCTTGGATCACTCGCTACTGGTAATCCTAATGTAGCAGAGTTAGCAACGTTACCATTAAAAGAAGTAAATGTATCTCCGTTTAACGACATAATGCTATATTTGTAGTCTAAAACATAAGAAAG is a window of Myroides oncorhynchi DNA encoding:
- a CDS encoding SLC13 family permease, whose protein sequence is MEFDYFDKIRKIRTGIRFYSELLIEASWNMWNIKTRVGIFFFSLLAALAGTYFLSPDVFTEAQRYTMFILIFSILLWATEAIPPFAVGIMIIGFLVYTMGNMQGATISPQEISATWSDSVIWIFLGGFFLSEGMRKTNLDLSLFKKTISIFGSNPNTLVLGIIIVTSILSLIISNTATAAMVLASVMPLIDREGKDSLMSKAILISIPAAATFAGMMSMVSSPPNLIVVNVLKSKGFDVTFSQWLLLGFVPAVVLLAAFWYAVVRKYTSKVKGLDVSFANKALDMTNNMRLQRLAVIVILIITVLMWMLGSKLHIPTAGAAMVPIVFLPMLGIITAEDVRRLPWDTLMLVAGGLSLGMAIKELLAPYYSQFLAGMEFNMIVMMIIFAVVTVLFSNIMSSTATATIVINIAAIVLPAEQLLPVGLVVGLCSSCGLFLPVSTPPNAIVFGTGMLKQKDFALGGMFGAVLGTTIIILWVLFLQYFTGFFESI